From Portunus trituberculatus isolate SZX2019 chromosome 50, ASM1759143v1, whole genome shotgun sequence, the proteins below share one genomic window:
- the LOC123499744 gene encoding hematopoietic prostaglandin D synthase-like, with protein MPEYKLVYFNGRGLGELVRWIFQYGDIPFTDERVEMSEWPEKKKVTPGGKLPLLYIDGKPLWQSMAIARYAAKVAGLTPDDTLEACYCDAFVETAKELLTDMYKIMLSDKSQEEKDKELREEYVVKTLVPVLEKVNKRMENRQWLIGDKMTWADLAISRSIDEMVLHFSDVVSKYPHVAAHAEKIQQLPKIKEWRAKRPKNLPF; from the exons atgccCGAGTACAAGCTGGTCTACTTCAACGGCCGCGGCCTGGGAGAACTCGTCCGCTGGATCTTCCAGTATGGAGACATTCCCTTCACTGACGAGCGTGTTGAGATGTCTGAGTGGCCcgagaagaagaagg TCACGCCCGGAGGTAAGCTACCCCTTCTGTACATCGATGGCAAGCCTCTGTGGCAGTCCATGGCCATCGCCCGCTACGCCGCTAAGGTCGCTGGACTCACCCCGGACGACACCCTCGAAGCCTGCTACTGCGACGCCTTTGTGGAGACCGCCAAAGAGCTGTTGACGGATATGTACAAGATCAT GCTTTCCGACAAGagccaggaggagaaggacaaagagcTGCGGGAGGAGTACGTGGTCAAGACACTCGTACCGGTGCTGGAGAAGGTCAACAAGAGGATGGAGAACAGGCAGTGGCTCATTGgggacaag ATGACTTGGGCTGACTTGGCTATCTCTCGCTCCATTGATGAAATGGTGCTTCACTTCTCTGATGTAGTCAGTAAGTATCCCCACGTCGCTGCCCACGCCGAGAAGATACAGCAGTTGCCCAAGATCAAGGAGTGGAGGGCGAAGAGGCCTAAAAACTTACCCTTCTAA
- the LOC123500043 gene encoding uncharacterized protein LOC123500043 — MLRRLKSLGTPADELKGIYITFILPKFMYASPVWSSSLTFTQHQQLENVQKRACRIILGPAYTDYDHALSTLDLPTLATRHQAALVKMGRGLLRHSRLRHLLPPDAPQPIHATRHTNVVMPLKAPRTDRYLHSAIPSMVRAINS, encoded by the coding sequence ATGCTGCGCAGACTTAAGTCACTGGGCACGCCAGCTGATGAGTTAAAGGGGATATACATCACTTTCATCCTGCCCAAATTTATGTATGCCTCACCTGTgtggtcttcctccctcaccttcactcAACACCAACAACTGGAAAATGTCCAAAAAAGAGCCTGCAGAATCATACTTGGCCCTGCTTATACAGACTATGATCACGCCCTATCTACCCTTGATCTCCCCACACTGGCAACGAGACACCAAGCGGCCCTCGTCAAGATGGGTAGAGGCCTGCTGCGCCACTCACGGCTACGGCATCTCCTCCCCCCTGACGCGCCCCAGCCAATCCATgccacacgacacacaaacGTGGTCATGCCACTCAAGGCCCCAAGAACTGACCGTTATCTTCATAGTGCTATTCCctccatggtgcgagccataaatagcTAA